One Candidatus Delongbacteria bacterium genomic region harbors:
- a CDS encoding iron ABC transporter permease — protein MPLSKKNRLWFILSLIILSIVVSVFSLGIGSADFNPFTAFSDILNGNSTTSSMIMLKIRLPRIILGYGIGGALSLAGVLLQGMFRNELAEPYTLGISGGASLGVAVVVAFGWKSILGSTILSIGGFTGALLTAVAVYLISSGKGKLQTSNMLLAGVMVSFISSSAVMLIMALSSSDDIQGIVFWIMGSLDTTNMNTSIAILIFSFVVLIVSFAFTRLLNALLIGEEEAFYLGFNITFYKKMIFITSSLLTGIAVSSAGIIGFVGLVIPHTMRFFVGKDHRFLLFSSFFAGAAFLVFSDTIARTIIAPLELPVGVITGIIGGTMFIVAIGKGGFKV, from the coding sequence ATGCCTTTAAGCAAAAAAAATAGATTGTGGTTTATACTTTCCCTGATAATACTATCAATAGTAGTTTCAGTATTTTCACTAGGAATAGGATCTGCTGACTTCAACCCTTTCACAGCTTTTAGTGATATTTTGAACGGCAACTCTACTACGTCATCGATGATTATGCTCAAGATAAGATTACCTCGAATAATTTTAGGTTACGGCATTGGTGGAGCTTTAAGTTTAGCAGGTGTATTGCTTCAGGGTATGTTTAGAAATGAACTTGCTGAACCTTATACTTTAGGAATATCTGGTGGAGCATCTCTAGGAGTAGCTGTAGTTGTAGCTTTCGGATGGAAAAGCATTTTGGGTAGTACAATTCTCTCAATTGGAGGTTTTACAGGAGCATTATTGACAGCTGTTGCAGTTTATTTGATAAGCTCTGGAAAAGGTAAACTTCAAACTTCGAATATGCTTTTAGCTGGTGTTATGGTGAGTTTTATCTCATCTTCTGCCGTAATGCTAATTATGGCTTTATCTTCGTCTGATGATATTCAAGGAATTGTTTTTTGGATAATGGGTTCTTTAGATACAACAAATATGAATACCAGTATAGCTATACTAATTTTCTCTTTTGTGGTTCTGATAGTCTCATTTGCTTTTACCAGGCTATTAAATGCTCTACTCATTGGTGAAGAGGAAGCTTTTTACCTTGGTTTTAATATTACATTCTATAAAAAAATGATCTTCATAACTTCATCATTACTTACTGGTATTGCGGTAAGTTCTGCGGGAATTATTGGATTTGTAGGACTTGTCATTCCTCACACTATGAGATTTTTCGTAGGAAAAGATCATCGATTCCTACTTTTTTCGTCCTTTTTTGCTGGAGCAGCATTTCTAGTATTTTCTGATACAATTGCCAGAACAATTATAGCTCCTCTGGAACTTCCTGTAGGTGTAATTACTGGTATTATTGGTGGTACGATGTTCATTGTAGCCATTGGAAAGGGAGGTTTCAAAGTATGA
- a CDS encoding ABC transporter substrate-binding protein, protein MKFIILLLTITSLLFSDNPQRIVSLGPLVTKNLYMLGLTDKVVGITEYCPEAESKTITKVGSVVKSSIETIVALTPDLVLATGLTEPSLIEKLEGIGIKTIRIYTAKSYEEMKSNLKQIGELTGTLSNAEKIVNDTDLALQNIIENSSDKVKVFFQIGTSPVFTISDNNFINDMINFAGGVNVALDSGVGIYSREKVIEKNPDVIVITTMGGLGEEEKNQWNIISTMKAVESKSVYIVDQDLFCSPTLKQYPEAVRQLKQLIHK, encoded by the coding sequence ATGAAGTTTATAATATTATTACTTACGATAACATCTCTACTATTTTCAGACAATCCTCAAAGGATAGTATCCCTTGGACCACTGGTAACAAAAAATTTATACATGCTTGGACTAACCGATAAAGTTGTTGGAATTACAGAATATTGTCCAGAAGCTGAAAGTAAAACTATCACTAAAGTCGGTTCAGTAGTAAAGTCAAGCATTGAAACAATTGTAGCATTGACTCCTGATCTGGTTTTAGCTACGGGGCTTACGGAACCGTCTTTAATTGAGAAACTAGAAGGAATTGGGATTAAAACAATTAGAATATATACCGCAAAAAGTTATGAAGAGATGAAGTCAAACCTTAAACAGATTGGAGAATTAACAGGGACTCTGTCAAATGCGGAGAAGATTGTTAATGACACAGATCTTGCTTTACAAAATATAATTGAAAATTCGTCTGATAAGGTAAAGGTTTTTTTCCAAATAGGAACTTCACCTGTATTTACAATCTCTGACAATAATTTTATAAACGATATGATAAATTTTGCTGGTGGAGTAAATGTAGCTTTAGATAGTGGAGTTGGTATTTATTCAAGAGAGAAAGTTATCGAAAAAAATCCTGATGTGATCGTAATTACTACAATGGGTGGCTTAGGTGAAGAGGAAAAAAATCAGTGGAATATTATATCTACAATGAAAGCTGTGGAAAGTAAAAGCGTTTACATAGTTGATCAGGATCTGTTTTGCAGTCCGACACTTAAGCAATATCCCGAAGCAGTTAGACAATTAAAGCAATTAATTCATAAATAG
- a CDS encoding diphthine--ammonia ligase: MKKIFCSWSGGKDSAMALGRAINLGMKPEFLLTMMSEDSSHTRSHHIPIDVLKKQAELASIKLVYSESKWETYEEKFLHLLKENKVDEGILGVFGDIDLIEHKEWEDMICGKAGTSAVLPLFNETRETLTKEFVNEKYEAVIIALDRRKLPEDFLGKKLSAEVFKELKKAGSDECGEFGEYHTIVTNTPYFSKPLDLEFGEILRNGDYSFLEIKLK; encoded by the coding sequence ATGAAAAAAATTTTCTGCTCATGGAGTGGTGGAAAAGACAGTGCAATGGCTCTTGGTAGGGCAATAAACCTTGGTATGAAACCAGAGTTTTTGCTTACTATGATGAGTGAGGATTCTTCACATACAAGATCTCATCATATCCCAATTGATGTTTTAAAGAAGCAAGCAGAACTAGCATCTATTAAACTTGTTTATTCAGAAAGTAAATGGGAAACTTATGAAGAGAAGTTTTTACATCTTCTTAAAGAGAATAAAGTAGATGAAGGAATTCTTGGCGTTTTCGGTGATATTGATCTTATTGAGCATAAAGAGTGGGAAGATATGATTTGTGGAAAAGCTGGTACATCTGCTGTGCTTCCACTTTTTAATGAAACAAGAGAAACACTTACTAAAGAATTTGTAAATGAAAAATATGAAGCTGTCATAATTGCTTTAGACAGGAGAAAATTACCTGAAGATTTTCTTGGCAAAAAATTATCTGCTGAGGTTTTCAAAGAATTGAAAAAAGCTGGAAGTGATGAGTGTGGGGAATTTGGTGAGTACCATACTATAGTCACTAATACTCCTTACTTTTCTAAACCACTTGATTTAGAGTTTGGTGAGATTTTACGTAATGGAGATTATAGTTTTTTAGAAATAAAGCTAAAATAG
- a CDS encoding TonB-dependent receptor plug domain-containing protein, whose protein sequence is MKSLSHNVRNNYLIILLIVNSLFAGSRIVGTVADEFGNPISNVNILIYPTTMGNSTNSSGEFYFGRLEDGKFILKFSHVAFEEKEIEFESGAKDILDFNITLVEKDLVMPEISFIVDKSESGVKSVISRREIDQTKSSNLQDILKVGSSVVIDNSNGVSSKISIRGAESKQVTVLLDGVVLNSAMDGSVDLRSIPSEIIERVEVYKGGDLKLSSQAIGGIINIITRKNYSETICEVKYTNKGYFSDRDNSDGEKFDNHSTSVSLSTGNDNYGLIVNGSFSSDLNRWSYIDAAKANEILYINNPNISKIRKNAEFKSYNLFTKLSLHQMKSKPELLMTLNKKHTGMPGFIGKLYYNSYIESKEVISSIKNVYIENDNLNFKSEINGSYSEKDILIDEKVTVFNADYTDYYSSFGAKINLDYKNFIETFSGISFNRDAVDSKNLDGFHKRDNISVFIQGEKKVISYWDDNQSFKLFGGLRGEYISTRKKIDPYYTSGLIYEYKNELLTITSKTKAETTYRLPSFSSLFWVNNSSTAGNPDLKPEFGFSKETGIYLTLNKYLHSRFSFEIFDKDLDNLIIWTKKSDGTYTPENLNGGEIKGIESSAEFFFFNDDLKVNFFYNTLDTETKTDNNATNGKHIIYKPVDTFGAGFNLNIKSLSFDYKYTLTGKTYVTTSNMFPMDPFEIHDVKLSYTYKLVENSEFSCFIKCNNLFDEQYQTVYGYPMPGRSIESGIIYKF, encoded by the coding sequence ATGAAAAGCTTATCACACAATGTCCGAAATAACTATCTAATCATACTTTTAATCGTAAATTCTTTGTTTGCAGGTTCTAGAATTGTAGGTACTGTAGCAGATGAGTTTGGTAATCCAATATCAAACGTAAATATTTTAATTTATCCTACAACTATGGGAAATAGTACGAATAGTTCAGGTGAATTTTATTTTGGTCGATTAGAGGATGGTAAATTCATTTTAAAATTCTCTCATGTAGCCTTTGAAGAAAAGGAGATTGAGTTTGAATCAGGAGCTAAAGATATTCTTGATTTTAATATTACTCTTGTGGAAAAAGATCTTGTTATGCCTGAAATATCTTTTATTGTAGACAAATCTGAGAGTGGTGTAAAATCGGTTATCAGTAGAAGAGAAATTGATCAAACAAAATCTTCAAATTTGCAAGATATTCTTAAGGTTGGTTCTTCTGTTGTAATTGACAACTCAAATGGAGTTAGCAGTAAAATATCTATCCGAGGAGCTGAATCAAAACAGGTCACAGTTTTACTTGATGGTGTGGTTCTTAATTCCGCTATGGATGGATCAGTGGATCTTAGATCAATTCCTTCAGAAATAATTGAAAGAGTAGAAGTTTATAAAGGCGGTGATCTAAAACTGTCGTCTCAAGCAATTGGTGGAATAATCAATATTATTACACGTAAGAACTATTCTGAAACTATTTGTGAAGTTAAATATACTAATAAAGGATACTTTAGTGATAGAGACAATTCAGATGGCGAAAAATTTGACAATCATTCTACATCAGTTTCACTATCAACAGGTAACGATAATTACGGTCTTATCGTAAACGGTAGTTTTTCATCTGATCTAAATAGATGGAGCTATATTGATGCTGCCAAAGCTAATGAAATACTTTATATAAACAATCCAAATATCTCAAAAATTAGAAAAAATGCAGAATTTAAAAGCTACAATCTATTTACAAAATTATCTTTACACCAAATGAAGTCCAAACCAGAATTATTGATGACTTTGAATAAAAAGCACACTGGAATGCCAGGTTTTATTGGTAAACTTTATTACAATTCATATATAGAATCGAAAGAAGTAATCAGCTCTATAAAAAATGTTTACATAGAAAATGATAATTTAAATTTTAAGTCTGAAATAAATGGCTCCTACTCAGAAAAAGACATTCTAATAGACGAAAAAGTGACCGTGTTTAATGCAGATTACACTGATTATTACTCATCATTTGGTGCTAAGATTAATCTAGATTACAAGAATTTTATTGAAACATTTTCAGGAATCTCTTTCAATAGAGATGCTGTAGATTCCAAGAATCTCGATGGATTTCATAAGAGAGATAATATTTCTGTTTTTATTCAAGGGGAAAAGAAAGTTATAAGTTACTGGGATGATAATCAGTCATTCAAACTATTTGGAGGATTACGAGGAGAATATATCTCTACAAGGAAAAAAATTGACCCTTACTATACTTCTGGATTAATTTACGAATACAAAAATGAGCTTCTGACAATTACTTCGAAAACTAAAGCAGAAACTACTTATAGATTACCTTCATTTTCAAGTTTATTTTGGGTCAATAATTCATCCACAGCTGGTAATCCTGATTTAAAACCAGAGTTTGGTTTTTCGAAGGAAACCGGTATTTACTTAACACTGAATAAATATCTACACAGTAGATTTTCTTTCGAAATATTTGATAAAGACCTCGATAATTTGATTATCTGGACAAAAAAATCTGACGGAACTTACACTCCGGAAAATTTAAACGGTGGAGAAATCAAAGGAATAGAATCATCAGCTGAATTTTTCTTTTTCAATGATGATTTAAAGGTCAATTTTTTCTACAATACTCTTGATACTGAAACTAAAACCGACAACAATGCCACAAACGGAAAACACATTATTTACAAACCTGTGGATACTTTTGGAGCTGGGTTTAATCTAAATATCAAATCATTAAGCTTTGACTATAAATATACTCTTACTGGAAAAACTTATGTTACAACAAGTAATATGTTTCCGATGGATCCGTTTGAAATACATGATGTTAAATTAAGCTATACATATAAATTAGTAGAAAATTCGGAATTTTCCTGTTTTATTAAGTGCAATAACCTATTTGATGAACAATATCAAACTGTTTACGGCTATCCGATGCCCGGACGAAGTATTGAAAGTGGAATAATTTATAAATTTTAG
- a CDS encoding FolB domain-containing protein: protein MATVRLKNLRIRTILGCMGWERELKQDIILNITVDYDASLPAETDNINDALNYKELKLRVIDFVESSNCHLIENLCMKVLKLIHDDKKVKFARVEIDKPSALRFVDSVSVEMTTDEIV from the coding sequence ATGGCTACTGTAAGATTGAAAAATTTAAGAATAAGAACAATTCTTGGCTGTATGGGTTGGGAAAGAGAGCTTAAGCAGGATATAATTTTAAATATTACTGTGGATTATGATGCTTCACTACCTGCTGAAACTGATAACATTAACGACGCATTGAACTATAAAGAACTGAAACTTAGAGTTATCGATTTTGTAGAAAGTTCAAATTGTCATTTGATAGAAAATTTATGCATGAAAGTTCTTAAGCTTATTCATGATGACAAAAAAGTTAAGTTTGCCAGAGTTGAAATTGATAAACCTTCTGCACTTAGATTTGTTGACTCTGTTTCAGTAGAGATGACAACGGATGAAATTGTATAG
- a CDS encoding SDR family oxidoreductase codes for MATALITGAAKRLGKEMALFLAKQGWNIAIHYNNSKYDAEKVMLSCKDFGVDSDIFKSDLLEYKNSAELIDSVSKRFPDLSILINSASVFLRNPLLNTDYEQFEQNFNINFTSPYFLSKEFAKKVSSGNIINILDTKIAFSHHVYSSYSLSKKVFGEFTRMAALELAPHIRVNGIAPGVILPPEGKDEEYLNRLINNVPLKKRGYPINILKTLDFLLDNDFITGQIIFVDGGENIK; via the coding sequence ATGGCAACTGCATTGATAACCGGAGCGGCTAAACGTCTAGGTAAAGAGATGGCTTTATTCTTAGCAAAACAAGGCTGGAATATTGCCATACACTACAATAATTCTAAATATGATGCCGAAAAGGTGATGTTATCCTGTAAAGATTTTGGTGTTGATTCTGATATTTTTAAAAGTGATTTATTGGAATATAAAAACAGTGCTGAACTGATAGATAGTGTTTCTAAAAGATTCCCAGATCTATCGATCTTGATAAATTCTGCATCTGTTTTTCTTAGAAATCCTCTTTTGAATACAGATTATGAACAATTTGAACAAAATTTTAATATCAATTTTACATCGCCATATTTTTTATCAAAAGAGTTTGCAAAGAAAGTTTCTTCTGGAAATATTATTAATATTTTAGATACAAAAATAGCTTTTTCTCATCATGTATATTCATCCTATTCTCTTTCTAAAAAAGTTTTTGGTGAATTTACCAGAATGGCTGCTCTTGAATTAGCACCACATATCAGAGTAAACGGTATTGCTCCTGGTGTTATCCTTCCCCCAGAAGGAAAAGATGAGGAGTACTTAAATAGATTGATAAATAATGTCCCTCTGAAAAAAAGAGGATATCCGATTAATATTTTAAAAACATTAGATTTTTTACTGGATAATGATTTTATAACAGGACAAATAATTTTTGTAGATGGTGGTGAAAATATAAAATAG